In the genome of Thunnus thynnus chromosome 6, fThuThy2.1, whole genome shotgun sequence, the window ataatgtaagtattttttttatgtttactgCATAATTGGTGTGTTTATGCATCGGCTGCTGTGTCTATTTAGGCTACAAGGTGCAGACATTTATTTGCCTGTTCCTTGAAATCCCCAAAGCCATCTGCTGCTCACCTTGAGTTAAGCTTTACAGCTTTTAACTGGTTCTCAGGCTCCAGGCTGTTAACTTTTATTACACTTATAAGAGTCAGGAATGCATTTTCTATTGTTAATGAATTTATATTagttaaatgtaaataaatatttatacttgtgttgttttaattcaACACATTCAGTTGTTTAACATCCTAGAAATTCTcaaaaaagttatatttttgtttttggcatttGAAAAGTCAGATATAGTTTCTTGGCTGACCTCAGTCATACTTTGACATCTACAAACGTCCTCTATGAGCAGGACTGCAGGTCAGTTTTTTTCCAGACACTTCAGTGATCATGCAGCCAGCTCGTGCACTACGCTACCAGCTGGACTAGTGGACACGCtctcacacagctgcacactCTAGTTATTTGAGACATGGGAAACCAGATTCTCAGAAGCAGCTGCCTCTGATTTATCACTGTGCGCGGAAGTTCCGTGGACGGGAATGAAGCACAGATGGCATGAACGCACATGGCAAAGCTTCCTTGAAATGAGTCCAGAGTGACATGTAATTCTTTGCAATTCAAGTTTGCTTACTCACCTTATGTCTCCACTTTATGTcataactaaaaaaaacaacttaacaatatacagaaaatgcaagggatataaaataaaataagataaactAAACCAAAAGCAGGAAATAATGGTGAAAATGTAACAgcatcatattttcattttatttccagCCTAATAATACCTCTGCTTCTGTGTCTTCTTCAGGTTACCATTTTCCATCTTTGAGCGGTTTTCCACCTAAGGTCGGAGAAAATGGCAGCAATTCCATCAAGTGGTTCCCTCATCGCCACCCATGATTACTACAGAAGTGAGTCAGACGTGGCCAATATGCATTTAAATTGTATTCATTTCACTACCAGATTAAATCTgtaattgtttttcattctgcATCTTCAGTCTTGCATGTCTTTCCCCCCCTCCTGTGGAAGCTTTAATGAGATATCCTTgagttgaaatgttgaaaatggaaatgttgtATCTTTGTTTCCAGGGCGCATTGGGTCTACCTCCAGTAACAGCTCCTGTGGCAGCGCTGAGTACTCAGGAGAGGTCATTCCACACCCTCCAGGTATGAAGTTTTTGAAagtgtgaaaaaagtgaagtcTCCTTGCATCTGCATACAACAGATTTCCAGTCTGACATTCGTTTTGTTCTCTACAGGACTTTCAAGGCAAGATTCTGGACACTGGTGGACCTCATTTTTCTTTGCAAAACCGAACCAGCCCGGCATGCAGAACGGATCTGAAAATCAAAAGTGAGTGTCCAGTGTAATATATGAACATAATAAAGTCAAACAGGTGCTCTtatctttgatttattttgttttgggggTTAAAATTGTgacatctctctgtgtttcagaaACAGAACCTACACAGTGGCCGACGGTCAGGTGACCTGCATCGCCAGGGAAATGGTTCTGAACAGACAAGTCAGCGAAAGCagtgaaaatggaaagtttgaACCATCGACCCCTCTGCCAACTCCCTCTTCCTCCTAACCTTCGTCCCCCATGcctatcccccccccccccgcactTCCCTCATTCTCAACTTGCCGTCATCAGTCCAGCGCTGAAGATggagatgatgaggatgatgattttttttacctttagcAAATGAAGTTTGGTTTTCCTTTATTGCTTATgtatagtttattttttattatgacgaaaagtccaaaaaaaaattcaagtatgtaaaaagttttttcatttatttcttcttgtgactgttaataataataaaaaataataaaaaaaaaatgcttgcagTCAGTTCTTCATTTGTGATTCATTCATCCCACACAGCTGTTAATATACTTTACAGCTGCAAAAAGAAACAGTTTGTGCATcatattatcattcattatttagGAAAAACATGTGACAgaatctgttttgtgtttttagcaAACCTCAAATCTCCCAAACTACATTTTTTACCTCTTTTCATGTGATCCACAAAGCAGAGCAGCTGGTTTATAACTCTGCAAGGAAATACATGCAGCCTACTTACCGAACTGATCTAAGCTGTTTAGCTTGAATATGATTAGCAGCTTGCTATGATACAACTTGCATAAGGTCTCACCTTAGCCTGGATGTAGGTCAACAGCTTAGGTTACGACTATTATACGATAATATTGAAACGCTTTCAATatgttatgtttatatgtttgcGTTAGCAGTTTTACAAATGATTAATTGGAAACAGCAGGCAAAGATAGCTGACCCCTGATATGTCtgcaaaaaacatttctgaaagcAGATCATTGCTATCAAAGACCTGCTGCATAGTTTATCACACATCCTGACATAATAACTgcacagtataaaaataaagcaGTCTACTTGATGGTATTAATTCCCTTGCATGTGCTGGAATTGCTTTTAAAAGcacttttaaatgtcacagcACCTTGTTGTAAAAGATTAAGTCTGTTCGTATTACAAAAGCTACAAGGAGAGAGCTTTTAATGCTATTTCCTgcaatttgcatttttcttcaaatgcaACATGTGTTCATAGTTTTTGGACTAAGCCCTTCAAAAGACAGCCATAAACCTTGAATCCTTGAATCCTAAACCTCTCGTAGAACCAGTGTCTTGTGAAATTTTCATACATGCAGAATTCATTATCATTTTGGACCTTAAAAATATCCTGATAATTGCGATGACATGCACCACTGGTAACTGTTGGAAGGATCAATGAGTGCACTCGGTCTCTTAATTGACTTTTCCTTGAAATAATATGTAGGGAACATTTTGCAATGTGCACACTGACAACTAAGAATAGACTAAACAAAGTCTAGTTACAGTCCAGTTCTGCTATAAGATAACCTTTCTGTTCAAACATGAAAGTCAAACAGCTTCAGCACTGTAAGTGGAAAATTTTGAGACACATACTAGGTCAAGCAGTTTGGCATTTAAAGGACCAAAGACgtgctttgtgttttcatacttCCAAGCAACTCAACCTATTTAAAAACAACGCGGTCTTTCCTACCTGCCCTCCAAAGCTGCACTATTCCTGGCAACGTATCACAATGACACTTGGGTCTAAAAATATCCCGTGATCCCGGCCTAGTACAAATACTCCTGTGTCACTTCACTGACACGAGAGTCTCCCATCATtcagatctttttttattactcCAGAGGGCATGCTGGGTTTCTGAGTGCAGAGTTTACAGCACACGGTTAAGGACAAATCCCCAGAATATTTATATCAAAACAACACAGCTGCAATGACCATAAATCACTGGACaggggaaacaaacaaacaaaaacgtGAATGAAGATAGGTCATGTGATGCTGCAGAATCCTGTAGAAAGTCAAAGGTTTTATAAGAGTTGATTACACTACAGTGTTATTTGTAATGGAAAGTAAAAAAGTAGGATACTGAGTGCAAGAACAAAGTCTTTAAAGACTAATCTGACCAACTGTAGAGAAAGATTTTCAACAGTAATTGCTCTATAAGATGACTAACGATTGGTGTTTGGAGATGGTAAATGCTTTAGGACTTGTAAATCATCATACAGGAATTTAGTGGATTTAACTTATCTTTTGTCATCAACTTAATGtaattatatatgttttattaatttgaaGTTAATTCAACTTAAAATcatgattcttatttttaggtgattatacactaattaaaacatacttatgaatattaaatccatttctgccaagtctgttctgctagatgccgcCAAATACTACACACTAAAATTTATGAGGCAGCAGGAAACGTTTTCTAAcattttctaatgttttctAAACTAAGTTGAACCAGCTTAATATGTTTTACAGTATCGACTGgattattttattcaaatgatAATCAATTGTTTTAAAAGAATAGTAAATGTTACAACTTGACCAATACAAAACTGTCAAGTGTAAAATCTACTAGTTGTGAGATACTGCAGGGAAGCTGTCTAGGACCATTTTATTTGCCATTTTACAAATGACGTATCATTAATCTTAGACAGCGCAGAAGgttgtgtatatatactgaTGTTTCTAcaatataaatgacaaaatctaCTACTAAAAAACTAGAAAGTGAATTGAACAGAGAGTTGCAATCAGTCGTGGAATGGTAACAAATAACAAGCTTACACTTAATTTATAAACTTTACTTACATGTTAAGTTACATGTGAAGGATGTGCCTATGGAGCAAGATTAACACATTAAGCTTCTCGATATAATGTTGGACTATCAATTATTAGAAAATACTGTGATATACGTTCAGGTTTTATCTCAATGCCACTTAAGATATGAACAGTAGTAATAATTGTTATGTTAAGTTTGTTTATAGTTGTGCTTTAGTGACATATGAGATATTTAGCAATGTTATATTATTCATCTATAaagtatttaattttattagtaAATACtttggtgtatttttgtttatttattattcggTCtggttttgtatgttttgtttgtcagttGATGTTTTGGTGTGTTGGAATGAAAATGTTGGCACGGCCAAACAGTGCCCTCATACACATGAATTGGCTCAGAGACAAATGACGAATCTGGGGCAAAGGCATCTGGCCCATGAGTCAGGACTACACGGGAAGAGTCCAATCCCTCGAAACAAAGTTGATTTTGCATTGACAAGATAAGAGGAAAGATACAATTCTCAGTAGTAGGAGACACATTGATTCATTGTATAATGTtatatgtttgtcttttcttttcatgtgaAGGCTTCATGCCATGGATGTATTGGTTCATACTGTTTGCAGGGGGTCGGGTTACATCCTGTTTTAGGTCTATATTTGATCAGCAGCATGAGCAGAGAACGTGAACCACTGAGCGTGCATGAGTCCACGTGTCACTGGGGGTCTTTCAGTGTCAACACGGCAAGTTGCACGCTGTCGAAGTCCCACTGTGATCGATTGTCTCCACATTATTAGATAATCAACAGGCCACGTTTGGACACAAATTTGAATCTGACCCGAAAGCTGACATAAGTCTAAACCTGTATTAGGACATTTATCATGTATAGTGCAGGTGAAGGTTTGTTTAAGTGCTACAATGACTTTAGTTAAATTTAATACCccttctctttgtttctgttataAAATCGACAACCTGATGCCATGTTGAAACatctatagaaaaataaagcatATGCTTGTTAAACAGAAAAGAATTAAGTGTAATTACACATGAAAGAGGTTTcaaaatgattattatattctgtatatttgtgtgcagAATATTCTTTCTAGAAATTGGGACTTGGTCAAATAGTTGGATCCCTCATGACTTCTTTTCCagtctccaaaaaaaaaacttaaataagGTGAtctgcagtggtggaatgtaactaagttaATTCACTGAAGTActgtacaatataaatataaatttgagatacttttacttcacttgagtatttccatttgaggtaaatttatacttctactctaatacatttcagaggcaaatattaTACATCactttactccactacatttgtcTGACAGCAATAGTTACTCATTACTTTACAAATTAAGAATTAACAGACAAAATGTATGATAATCTTATCAAATATGATGCTTTATTATCTATTAAATACACACCAGAATATAAAACTGGAAAAGAAGCCATGAGGGATCCAACTATTTGACCAAGTCCCAATTTCCAGAAAGAATATTctgcacacaaatatacagacaTAATAATCATTTTGCAACCTCTTTCATGTGTAATTACACTTAATTCTTTTCTATTTAACAAGCAtatgctttatttttctgtagACATTTCAACATGGCTTCAGGTTGTCGAGTTtataacagaaacaaagagaaggGGTATTAAATTTAACTAAAGTTAAAATTAGCTTCATCTCAACCAActacaacatttaaacactgcttacacattaatgcatttataatcataataatccagtaatattatatatgataCACTCACAGGGGCCATTTTTATGCCTAGtgaatactttaagtacatttcaCTGATACCACTTTTACCTTCACCTACGTAgttgagtgtttttacattgtggtattactaaagtaaaggattTAAATACTTCTTTTAATACTTCTTATTATgataattttataaaatgtgattCATTGTCATAGATTAAGTGACCCAGCAGTATATAAAATTGTTCACATTAATCTTGACCAccattaaaatgctgcatacACATTAGTGCATCAGTAATAACAATCTAATAATCTAACATGATAATTTAATACTCACAGGGATTTTTTTCTACAGTGAgcacttttgatactttttattgtaatctacatttttaaagtttttttcagACAGTAATTGGATCAGTGTCAGAAACTGCATTGCTGGGAAAATCTGcagaaaaataagtaaataatgaggtcactgctgctgttttcactgtgtgaaaatATTGACTTTGCTCTGATGGAACACGGCGTTCATTTTCACATGAAACTCTTGTTTGTGAAACCAGATGTGAATCTTTGCCAGATCAACAGGAGCAAACTGCCAGTCTGAAATCATAAACCATGTAAGATAAGTCACACTAGATGAAACTAGAAGAGACTAGAAGACTACGCTAAAAATATTAGAGGTCTTGCATCAGAAGTATGAATATCAGGGTTTGTGCAATCcataaaaaaacaccaacaacagcctgaaaatgctaaaataaaGAGTGAATACAAACCTCAAAAGTAAATAATGTAGGATTATATAATCCTTCGCAGAACGTGGTGACGTTTTATCTGTGTTGTTATTCCAGGAATGGAcatttctattgtttttatagtttttcactttttgtatgAGATTTCTGATTATCAGGTTTTATTCTTACAATAAAACTATTTGTAATGTAACTGTTATTATGTAActgggatggcaatgtcagtgtGATAACACACCAGCTGGGTCCAGACTGAACTATCTCAataactatttgatggattaaAATCGGGTGAATCTGGACCACTTTGATGATCCGCcgacttttcatttagcactACCAGCAGGGCAAAGTTTGCACTTATCTAGTTAAAATACCTCAACATCTGCAGGGTGAATTGGCAGCACATTTTGTACAGACTGGTGTTTACTAATGAtttgatctcctgactttaCCTCTAacatcaccatgaggttgacattttgtggttttgagtgaaatgcctcaacaactattggatggattttgAAATTTGGATCAGACATCCATGTCCCCCATTGTTCCCAGCATTGTGATCAGGGccgcaactaacagttattttcattatcgattaatctgttgattacttTATCAGTGAATCTCTAGGTTTATgtcataaatattaaaaaatgactgcTAGAATTTGCCAGTCAAAGATGCCTTCAGATtctttattttgtccaaccaacagtccaaatattttcagtttgctatcatatatgacaaacaaaagcattaaatcttcacatttgaggagataaaaccagcaaatctttgcattttttcttaaatagtgactaaaatgattattgtcaaaattgtcaaaatagttgctttAGAGTAATTTCTAAAGtagattaatttcctgtcaattgactaatcaatgaaCTGTctaatagttgcagctgtaaCTGTCAtggtgagcatgttagcatgttgaggTTCAGCCTCACAGGGCCTCATCATGGCTGTCGACTCTGTCAGACCACACATTAGTCCAAACTACACATTAATTTTAAGCAGGTTTGAGTATGTATTGTATACTAGAAGTGACTAAGTTAAGTATATTCTAAAAAGGTGGCAGCATACtataaatgttgatttttgagtgtgctgttgaTGTTCACAATTCTCCCACAATGTAGTTTGTTGAGTTCTTGTATATGGAAAAGCTGTACGCTACAGTATTAGGATAATATATACTGTGTACACAATTATATGTGGTATTTTTGGGACACAACTTTAGcctcattaaataaatattcatttaattacttaaatagctcttgctgtgtgtgtgtgtgtgtgtgtgtgtgtgtgtgtgtgtgtgtgtgtccagcagaTTGTATTTCCACAGTCTGTCACCTCTGCACCTTGTTGCCTGCCGTCTCTCTCTCAGTGCTTTCTATGACTCTGCTGCCCTCTTGTGAGGGAGGACCTTATGACCCTCATGATGATACATTACAGGACGGGTTCAtaatgtttcaagtctgtcttaaaacaagagtcaggagcccaaatgaacagttaAATAGGTTTTTCCtcgccataatcattcctcctgttcatactgaccattagaggatcccttcataatgtacttacaatgtaagtgacgggAACCAAAATCCAAAAGCCTCCTGTGCAAaagtatatttaatttatttgaagataatatgaagtttcagcgtccaaatgagtcaaatcaagtagatatctttcaacattacagtctttttagtaccaaagtccctctttttgttactatacttccaccgcagctcaacagggaaacactgtctgaggaaacacaaagagagaatttgctgcttaaaagactgtaaatgtggcagatatccacttgatatgactaactcagactgctgaagcctcatataagcttcaggcctccatcacttacattgaaagcacatttgaaggggatcttttaacagccagtatgaacaggaggaatgattacagcgagaaaatctgtcactgttcatatggagacctgactgttgtttcaagacagacttcaaaaactttgaacctatcctttaaatatgtgttttgatCAGAGATGTTTAAGCTAcagaaagaagaacaaaaaagaaaccagGAAGCCGAGGTCTCAGTTTGATAGCTCATCGCACTATTTTATTGAATTTACTGACATCTCAGGAGAAGAGGAGAGCCTTGCAACTCTGCTGTTGGTAaaccactgttgtttttttttcttttttttttccatagcGTTGATGCAACACTGAAAAAGCGCTAtttccaaacaaacacaggTCCCTCATTAGTGATATGTAAGAGGCAGAGAGAATCTCACCTGGACAGTTTTGCATGAAACATACAAATGAAACAGGGTCAaccttttcttttgtctttttgtagtttcacatataataataaatatccATACCTATAAACActccaaaaaaatcaaaatattaagTCACAGGTACTGGAAAAAGCTCCACTTTTAAATCACAATgataaatgtacaaaacaatAGACATCT includes:
- the ppdpfa gene encoding pancreatic progenitor cell differentiation and proliferation factor A, which encodes MAAIPSSGSLIATHDYYRRRIGSTSSNSSCGSAEYSGEVIPHPPGLSRQDSGHWWTSFFFAKPNQPGMQNGSENQKNRTYTVADGQVTCIAREMVLNRQVSESSENGKFEPSTPLPTPSSS